The Hymenobacter oligotrophus genome has a window encoding:
- a CDS encoding SDR family oxidoreductase, which produces MRLLITGANGLLGQKLIGLLHQEPGVELIATSRGSNRLGEVFPNVPFAALDVTNAEQVEQVIGELKPTHVIHTAAMTNVDECELNREACWLQNVTATENLARTCAAHDVHLTHLSTDFIFDGSHGPLTEDATPNPISYYGESKLAAEQAVQNTAGLRWAIARTVLVYGVLHGGGRTNIVLWVRNSLREGKQIKVVNDQWRTPTLAEDLAQGCWLIAKQSALGTYNISGRELLTPYDIALRVADHFSLDKSLIIEADGSTFTQPAKRPPRTGFIIEKAEKELGYRPHSFTEGIDIVAAQA; this is translated from the coding sequence ATGCGTCTTCTCATTACCGGAGCCAACGGCTTGTTGGGCCAAAAACTGATCGGGCTGCTGCACCAAGAGCCCGGCGTGGAGCTGATTGCCACCTCGCGCGGCTCGAACCGCCTGGGCGAAGTGTTTCCCAACGTGCCCTTTGCCGCCCTCGATGTAACCAACGCCGAGCAGGTAGAGCAGGTGATTGGCGAACTGAAGCCCACGCACGTAATCCACACCGCCGCCATGACGAACGTGGACGAGTGCGAGCTAAACCGCGAAGCCTGCTGGCTGCAAAACGTAACGGCCACCGAAAACCTGGCCCGCACCTGCGCCGCGCACGATGTGCACCTCACGCACCTCAGCACCGATTTTATCTTCGACGGCTCGCACGGCCCGCTTACCGAAGACGCCACGCCCAACCCCATTAGCTACTACGGCGAGAGCAAGCTGGCCGCCGAGCAGGCGGTGCAAAACACCGCCGGACTGCGCTGGGCTATTGCCCGCACCGTGCTGGTGTACGGCGTGCTGCACGGCGGCGGCCGCACCAACATTGTGCTGTGGGTGCGCAACTCGCTGCGCGAAGGCAAGCAGATAAAAGTGGTAAACGACCAGTGGCGTACGCCCACCCTGGCCGAAGACCTGGCCCAAGGCTGCTGGCTGATTGCCAAGCAAAGCGCCCTAGGCACCTACAACATTTCGGGCCGCGAGCTGCTTACGCCCTACGACATTGCCCTGCGCGTGGCCGACCACTTCAGCCTCGATAAGTCGCTTATCATCGAGGCCGATGGCAGCACCTTTACGCAGCCCGCCAAACGCCCGCCGCGCACGGGCTTCATCATCGAGAAAGCCGAAAAGGAGCTGGGTTACCGCCCGCATAGCTTCACCGAGGGCATCGATATTGTAGCGGCCCAAGCATAG